A genomic stretch from Thermomonospora umbrina includes:
- a CDS encoding bifunctional [glutamine synthetase] adenylyltransferase/[glutamine synthetase]-adenylyl-L-tyrosine phosphorylase, which translates to MSEPWTPDRRPTLTGRLARLGFTDPGRAERLLAEAAGEGVTVSDPLLDTLGAAADPDLALGGLLRLLEALDPAGRAALAADEGVWQRLPAVLGVSSALGEHLARHPDDWRVLGGDGAIQAPAPRTFRDALLRAVGADPDDPEPAARDASQETLIALRAAYRRHLLRLAGRDLSGAADVDEVAAALADLAAAALEAGLAVARAEVPDAGLCRLAVIGMGKCGGRELNYVSDVDVIFVAEPRPGASEPDALRAATRLASALMRACSASTPEGSLWEVDAALRPEGKAGPLVRTLASHRAYYERWAKTWEFQALLKARPVAGDAELGREYADMVGPLVWKAAAGEDFVEDVQAMRRRVEAHLHRQTQESERELKLGPGGLRDIEFAVQLLQLVHGRADDTLRSPNTLEALASLSQGGYVGRDDAAGLASAYRFLRRVEHLIQLHRLRRTHTVPDDDHDLRRLGRALGLRTDPVGEFTALWRRHARGVRTIHEKLFYRPLLRAVARLPEEETRLTPEAARTRLTALGFNDPAGALRHIEALTSGVSRRAAIQRTLLPVMLGWFAAAPDPDAGLLGFRQVSDALGTTPWYLRLLRDEVTVAERMARLLATSRYATDLLLRAPEAVALLGSDDGLAPRSFEALMSEALAAVRRREDDDKAAHESAEDAVAAVRGLRRRELFRTSVADLLGLTDVRTVGEALTDIATVTIEAALQAAVNKIEMERRGPLPTRVAVVAMGRFGGHELGYGSDADVMFVHDPLPGADERDAQTAAHSVAEEMRRLLARPAPDPPLQIDPNLRPEGKAGPLVRTLASYAAYYARWSAPWESQALLRADPIIGDPELGHRFRALIDPVRWPRDGIDDKALREIRRLKARMESERLPRGVERRLHTKLGPGGLSDVEWVAQLLQLQHAHEVAGLRTTRTLAALDAAVRAGLLDETDGEVLSSAWQLATRIRGTVMLVRGRASDLLPTDHHKERSAVTQVLGYPGTGDLLEDYRRHARRARAVVDRVFYGVTD; encoded by the coding sequence GTGAGCGAGCCCTGGACTCCCGACCGCCGTCCCACTCTGACCGGCCGCCTGGCCCGGCTCGGCTTCACCGATCCCGGGCGTGCCGAGCGTCTGCTGGCCGAGGCCGCCGGCGAGGGTGTGACCGTCTCCGATCCGCTCCTGGACACCCTCGGCGCCGCCGCCGACCCGGACCTGGCGCTGGGCGGCCTGCTGCGGCTGCTGGAGGCCCTCGACCCCGCCGGCCGGGCCGCGCTGGCCGCCGACGAGGGCGTCTGGCAGCGGTTGCCGGCGGTGCTGGGCGTCAGCTCCGCGCTCGGGGAGCATCTGGCGCGACACCCGGACGACTGGCGGGTCCTCGGCGGCGATGGAGCGATCCAAGCCCCGGCCCCCCGAACGTTCCGGGACGCCCTCCTGCGCGCCGTGGGCGCCGATCCCGACGATCCCGAGCCCGCCGCCCGGGACGCCTCCCAGGAGACCCTCATCGCGCTCCGGGCGGCCTATCGGAGGCATCTGCTCCGGCTGGCCGGTCGTGACCTCAGCGGGGCCGCAGACGTCGACGAGGTGGCCGCCGCGCTCGCCGACCTGGCCGCGGCGGCGCTGGAGGCCGGGCTCGCCGTCGCCCGCGCGGAGGTCCCCGACGCGGGCCTGTGTCGGCTGGCGGTGATCGGCATGGGCAAGTGCGGCGGCCGTGAGCTGAACTACGTCAGCGACGTCGACGTGATCTTCGTGGCGGAGCCCCGGCCCGGCGCGTCCGAGCCCGACGCCCTGCGCGCCGCCACGAGGCTGGCCTCCGCCCTGATGCGCGCCTGCTCGGCCAGCACCCCGGAGGGCTCCCTGTGGGAGGTGGACGCCGCGCTGCGTCCCGAGGGCAAGGCCGGCCCGCTGGTGCGGACCCTGGCCAGCCACCGCGCCTACTACGAGCGCTGGGCCAAGACGTGGGAGTTCCAGGCCCTGCTGAAGGCCCGGCCGGTGGCGGGCGACGCGGAGCTGGGCCGCGAGTACGCCGACATGGTCGGCCCCCTGGTGTGGAAGGCCGCGGCGGGCGAGGACTTCGTGGAGGACGTGCAGGCGATGCGCCGGCGCGTCGAGGCCCACCTGCACCGGCAGACCCAGGAGTCCGAACGGGAGCTGAAGCTGGGCCCCGGCGGGCTGCGCGACATCGAGTTCGCCGTCCAGCTCCTGCAGCTCGTCCACGGCCGCGCCGACGACACGCTGCGCAGCCCCAACACGCTGGAGGCGCTGGCCTCGCTGTCCCAGGGCGGCTACGTCGGGCGCGACGACGCCGCCGGCCTCGCCTCCGCGTACCGGTTCCTGCGCCGCGTGGAGCACCTCATCCAGCTCCACCGGCTGCGCCGCACCCACACCGTTCCCGACGACGACCACGACCTGCGGCGGCTCGGCCGGGCGCTGGGGCTGCGCACCGACCCGGTGGGGGAGTTCACCGCGTTGTGGCGGCGGCACGCCCGTGGCGTCCGCACCATCCACGAGAAGCTCTTCTACCGGCCCCTGCTGCGCGCCGTCGCCCGGCTGCCGGAGGAGGAGACGCGGCTGACGCCGGAGGCCGCGCGGACCCGGCTCACCGCGCTCGGCTTCAACGACCCCGCCGGGGCGCTCCGGCACATCGAGGCCCTCACCTCCGGGGTGTCGCGGCGCGCCGCGATCCAACGGACGCTGCTGCCGGTGATGCTGGGCTGGTTCGCCGCCGCCCCCGACCCGGACGCGGGGCTGCTGGGGTTCCGGCAGGTCAGCGACGCCCTCGGCACCACGCCGTGGTACCTGCGGCTGCTGCGCGACGAGGTGACGGTGGCCGAGCGGATGGCCCGCCTGCTGGCCACCAGCCGGTACGCCACCGACCTGCTGCTGCGCGCCCCCGAGGCGGTCGCCCTCCTCGGCAGCGACGACGGGCTGGCCCCGCGCTCGTTCGAGGCGCTGATGTCCGAGGCGCTGGCCGCCGTGCGCCGCCGCGAGGACGACGACAAGGCGGCCCACGAGTCGGCCGAGGACGCGGTGGCGGCGGTGCGCGGGCTGCGCCGCCGGGAGCTGTTCCGCACCAGCGTCGCGGACCTGCTCGGCTTGACCGACGTCCGCACCGTGGGCGAGGCCCTGACCGATATCGCCACCGTCACCATCGAGGCGGCCCTCCAGGCCGCCGTCAACAAGATCGAGATGGAACGCCGGGGACCGCTGCCCACCCGCGTCGCCGTGGTCGCCATGGGCCGTTTCGGCGGCCACGAGCTGGGCTACGGCAGCGACGCCGACGTGATGTTCGTGCACGACCCGCTGCCCGGAGCCGACGAGCGGGACGCGCAGACCGCCGCCCACTCCGTCGCCGAGGAGATGCGCCGGCTGCTGGCCCGGCCCGCCCCCGACCCGCCCCTGCAGATCGACCCCAACCTGCGTCCCGAGGGCAAGGCGGGGCCGCTGGTGCGGACGCTGGCGTCCTACGCCGCCTACTACGCCCGCTGGTCGGCCCCCTGGGAGAGCCAGGCGCTGCTGCGCGCCGACCCGATCATCGGCGACCCCGAGCTGGGCCACCGGTTCCGGGCCCTGATCGACCCGGTGCGCTGGCCCCGCGACGGCATCGACGACAAGGCGCTCCGCGAGATCCGCCGGCTGAAGGCGCGCATGGAGTCCGAACGGCTCCCGCGCGGCGTCGAACGGCGGCTGCACACCAAGCTCGGCCCCGGCGGGCTCTCCGACGTCGAATGGGTCGCCCAGCTCCTCCAGCTCCAGCACGCCCACGAGGTCGCCGGGCTGCGCACCACCCGCACCCTCGCCGCGCTGGACGCGGCGGTGCGGGCGGGCCTGCTGGACGAGACCGACGGCGAGGTGCTGTCGTCGGCCTGGCAGCTCGCCACCCGCATCAGGGGCACCGTGATGCTGGTGCGGGGCCGCGCCTCCGACCTGCTGCCGACCGACCACCACAAGGAGCGCAGCGCCGTCACCCAGGTTCTCGGCTACCCCGGCACCGGCGACCTGCTGGAGGATTACCGCCGGCACGCCCGCCGGGCCCGCGCCGTCGTCGACCGCGTGTTCTACGGCGTCACGGACTGA
- a CDS encoding N,N-dimethylformamidase beta subunit family domain-containing protein, giving the protein MRTHRGIVLTVLLAVLVPFSLAGCSASRSSAGSGANDPGARDGSPTPAVVAENARPGTPDWRLRRKGPQEEIEGFADRVSVLPGEPFRLFVSTTADGFAVEAFRVGWYGGAQARKVWESPRRAGFRQASARTSEETGTVVAPWKPSMTVPTVNWPEGVYLLRLTADSGAQRYVPITVRSADATGRIVVLNATTTWQAYNTWGGRNLYKGPTGYADRSRAVSFDRPYDRGGTGKFMAYEHSAIVLAEKTGVRLAYATDNDLHRQPGLLRGARGLLTLGHSEYWSTSMRDGATRARDEGVNIAFLGANAVNRHIRFADTALGPDRLVICYKDATEDPVARTDPAESTQDWRLPPKPRPESDLIGIMYNCFPAVGSFTVHRPAHWLFRGTGVRRGTTFPGLIGPETDALNWGGPTPRPIEVLAHSPINCGAFVKTADATYYTTRSGSGVFATGTMRWVCAMRGTACGHGVTGAAQRFVSRVTENLLRAMAAGPMGSAHPARDNLEEFSP; this is encoded by the coding sequence GTGCGCACTCATCGGGGGATCGTCCTGACCGTCCTGCTCGCCGTGCTGGTGCCGTTCTCGCTCGCCGGGTGCAGCGCCTCGCGGAGTTCGGCCGGTTCGGGAGCGAACGACCCGGGGGCCCGTGACGGCTCCCCCACGCCGGCGGTCGTCGCCGAGAACGCGCGGCCCGGGACGCCGGACTGGAGGCTGCGCCGCAAGGGGCCGCAGGAGGAGATCGAGGGCTTCGCCGATCGGGTGAGCGTGCTGCCGGGCGAGCCGTTCCGGCTGTTCGTGTCCACCACCGCCGACGGGTTCGCCGTGGAGGCGTTCCGGGTGGGCTGGTACGGCGGCGCGCAGGCCCGCAAGGTCTGGGAGTCGCCCCGGCGGGCGGGCTTCCGACAGGCGTCCGCCAGGACGTCCGAAGAGACCGGCACGGTGGTCGCCCCCTGGAAGCCGTCGATGACCGTGCCCACCGTGAACTGGCCGGAGGGCGTGTACCTGCTGCGGCTCACCGCCGACTCCGGCGCCCAGCGGTACGTCCCGATCACCGTGCGATCGGCGGACGCCACGGGGAGGATCGTGGTCCTCAACGCCACGACGACCTGGCAGGCGTACAACACCTGGGGCGGACGGAACCTCTACAAGGGGCCGACCGGGTACGCCGACCGTTCCCGGGCGGTGAGCTTCGACCGCCCGTACGACAGGGGCGGCACCGGGAAGTTCATGGCGTACGAGCACTCGGCGATCGTGCTCGCCGAGAAGACCGGCGTCCGGCTGGCGTACGCGACCGACAACGACCTGCACCGTCAGCCGGGCCTGCTGCGCGGCGCACGCGGGCTGCTCACGCTCGGGCACTCCGAGTACTGGTCCACGTCGATGCGGGACGGTGCCACGCGGGCCCGTGACGAGGGTGTCAACATCGCCTTCCTGGGGGCCAACGCCGTCAACCGGCACATCCGCTTCGCCGACACCGCGCTCGGCCCGGACCGGCTGGTGATCTGCTACAAGGACGCCACCGAGGACCCGGTGGCACGGACGGACCCGGCCGAGTCGACCCAGGACTGGCGACTCCCCCCGAAGCCCAGGCCCGAGAGCGACCTGATCGGGATCATGTACAACTGCTTCCCCGCCGTCGGGTCGTTCACCGTCCATCGGCCCGCGCACTGGCTGTTCCGGGGCACCGGGGTGCGGCGGGGCACGACGTTCCCCGGCCTGATCGGGCCGGAGACCGACGCGCTCAACTGGGGCGGCCCCACACCCCGGCCGATCGAGGTGCTGGCGCATTCGCCGATCAACTGCGGGGCGTTCGTGAAGACGGCGGACGCCACGTACTACACGACGAGGAGCGGCTCGGGGGTGTTCGCGACCGGCACCATGCGGTGGGTGTGCGCGATGCGCGGCACGGCCTGCGGCCACGGCGTCACCGGCGCGGCGCAGCGCTTCGTGTCCAGGGTCACCGAGAACCTGCTCCGGGCCATGGCCGCGGGGCCGATGGGCTCGGCGCATCCCGCCAGGGACAACCTGGAGGAGTTCAGTCCGTGA
- a CDS encoding phosphatase PAP2 family protein has product MPMSRSATGPRTPRPGAEAEPAPAEARTRPRWWAELLLIGICYTAYSMVRNLVPTDHAGAVARAYELLEAEDVLRLDIEYALNRLFTEQSWLGVTANYYYATLHFAITIGVLVWLYARHPGHYPRFRWMLFATTLTGLIGFWFYPLAPPRMLPGFTDTVIAFNTWGLYDSSPVATVSNQYAAMPSLHTAWSLWCTVAIVAVVRRVWVRVLAIAYPAATVVVIMGTANHFILDAAGGVAVLAAGAAVSHGAVRVVAYGWQMCRNAV; this is encoded by the coding sequence ATGCCCATGTCACGCTCCGCCACCGGCCCCCGGACACCGCGTCCGGGGGCCGAGGCCGAGCCGGCCCCGGCGGAGGCGCGGACGAGGCCGCGCTGGTGGGCCGAGCTGCTGCTGATCGGGATCTGCTATACGGCGTACTCGATGGTCCGCAACCTGGTCCCGACCGATCACGCCGGGGCGGTCGCCCGGGCGTACGAGCTCCTCGAGGCCGAGGACGTCCTGCGGCTGGACATCGAGTACGCGCTGAACCGGCTGTTCACCGAGCAGTCGTGGTTGGGCGTGACGGCCAACTACTACTACGCCACGCTGCACTTCGCGATCACCATCGGCGTGCTGGTGTGGCTGTACGCACGGCATCCGGGTCATTACCCCAGGTTCCGATGGATGCTGTTCGCCACCACGCTGACGGGGCTGATCGGCTTCTGGTTCTATCCGCTGGCCCCGCCCCGCATGCTGCCCGGCTTCACCGACACGGTGATCGCCTTCAACACCTGGGGGCTGTACGACTCCTCGCCGGTGGCGACGGTCTCCAACCAGTACGCCGCCATGCCGTCGTTGCACACGGCGTGGTCGCTGTGGTGCACGGTGGCGATCGTGGCGGTGGTGCGGCGCGTCTGGGTGCGGGTCCTGGCGATCGCCTATCCGGCGGCGACGGTCGTCGTGATCATGGGGACGGCCAACCACTTCATCCTCGACGCGGCGGGCGGTGTCGCGGTGCTGGCCGCCGGGGCCGCGGTCAGCCATGGGGCGGTGCGGGTGGTGGCGTACGGGTGGCAGATGTGCCGTAACGCCGTCTGA
- a CDS encoding phosphatase PAP2 family protein yields the protein MVQTAPQAPRGRLTRPPAGPARPPVKARVTRLVSAPPIWRELLLIALFYSAYTVTRLVLNGGGTAVAFRNAADILAVERALGLDVEQVLNEALLEVSWLARAANYFYATAHFAVTLGIVVWLYRFRPQHYRWLRTALLVATGVALVGFWLYPLAPPRFLPAEGFVDPVQALGSWGLYSGQSAGTLTNQYAAMPSMHAGWALWCGFVLVWLGTQRWVRALGVLYPLVTVLVILGTANHYILDAVVGIALVVGALAFSGARHLGWRPRPVRWSRAEAQARPAPAMTAPADAAPAPVREPLVPAPRPVGVGAGSSGVGDAPGSTV from the coding sequence ATGGTCCAAACCGCCCCTCAAGCCCCCCGAGGACGGCTGACCCGGCCCCCCGCCGGGCCGGCGCGGCCGCCCGTGAAGGCCCGGGTGACCCGGCTGGTCTCCGCGCCGCCCATCTGGCGTGAGCTGCTGCTGATCGCGCTGTTCTACAGCGCGTACACGGTGACCCGGCTGGTGCTGAACGGCGGCGGCACGGCGGTGGCGTTCCGCAACGCCGCCGACATCCTCGCGGTGGAGCGGGCGCTGGGCCTCGACGTGGAGCAGGTCCTGAACGAGGCGTTGCTGGAGGTGTCGTGGCTGGCCCGGGCGGCCAACTACTTCTACGCGACCGCGCACTTCGCGGTGACGCTGGGCATCGTGGTCTGGTTGTACCGGTTCCGCCCCCAGCACTACCGGTGGCTGCGGACCGCGCTGCTGGTGGCGACGGGGGTGGCGCTGGTCGGCTTCTGGCTGTACCCGCTCGCGCCGCCGCGGTTCCTTCCGGCCGAGGGCTTCGTGGACCCGGTGCAGGCGCTGGGCTCCTGGGGGCTGTACTCCGGCCAGAGCGCCGGGACGCTGACCAACCAGTACGCGGCCATGCCGTCCATGCACGCGGGCTGGGCGCTGTGGTGCGGATTCGTGCTGGTGTGGCTGGGCACACAGCGCTGGGTGAGGGCACTGGGGGTGCTGTACCCGCTGGTGACGGTGCTGGTGATCCTGGGCACCGCCAACCACTACATCCTCGACGCCGTGGTGGGCATCGCCCTGGTCGTGGGGGCGCTGGCGTTCTCTGGAGCACGCCATCTCGGGTGGCGGCCGCGTCCGGTCCGGTGGAGCCGGGCCGAGGCGCAGGCCCGGCCCGCGCCCGCCATGACCGCCCCGGCGGACGCGGCCCCCGCCCCCGTACGGGAGCCGTTGGTGCCGGCTCCCCGGCCTGTCGGCGTGGGCGCCGGCTCATCCGGGGTTGGTGATGCTCCGGGGTCCACGGTCTGA
- a CDS encoding class I SAM-dependent methyltransferase — MDTADLARWRAAVESWRLPERFRSHGGGSAPRPATVVRDPADAEAPPGSRSFARAVEALPEGGTVLDVGCGVGGASLPLAERAGLIVGVDPEGPLLEALEESGRHLGVPVETFGGPWPEIAGRVPPADVVVCHHVLYAVADLGPFAAALTARARRRVVVEIPERHPLHALNPLWERFHGLERPDGPTADDAVRALAAAGADPEIERWIDRGEWGYYPDLTALAERVGRRLALPAERTAEVAEALRDLGIDPRRPRFPGVAGRTLCTIHWTP, encoded by the coding sequence ATGGACACGGCGGACCTGGCCCGATGGCGGGCGGCGGTGGAGTCCTGGCGGCTCCCCGAGCGGTTCCGGTCGCACGGCGGCGGCTCCGCGCCGCGCCCCGCGACCGTGGTGCGCGACCCGGCGGACGCGGAGGCGCCGCCGGGGAGCCGTTCCTTCGCCCGCGCCGTCGAGGCGCTCCCGGAGGGCGGCACGGTGCTGGACGTCGGATGCGGGGTCGGCGGGGCCTCGCTGCCGCTGGCGGAGCGGGCCGGACTGATCGTGGGCGTCGATCCGGAGGGCCCCCTGCTGGAGGCGCTGGAGGAGAGCGGGCGGCACCTGGGCGTCCCCGTGGAGACCTTCGGCGGCCCGTGGCCGGAGATCGCGGGAAGGGTCCCGCCCGCCGACGTGGTGGTCTGCCATCACGTGCTGTACGCCGTCGCGGACCTGGGCCCGTTCGCCGCGGCGTTGACCGCCCGCGCCCGGCGGCGGGTGGTCGTGGAGATCCCCGAGCGGCACCCGCTGCACGCGTTGAACCCGCTGTGGGAGAGGTTCCACGGGCTGGAGCGGCCGGACGGGCCGACGGCCGACGACGCGGTGCGGGCCCTGGCGGCGGCCGGCGCCGACCCTGAGATCGAACGATGGATCGATCGGGGAGAATGGGGGTACTACCCCGATCTGACCGCCTTGGCCGAGCGCGTGGGGCGGCGGCTGGCGCTGCCCGCCGAACGGACGGCGGAGGTGGCCGAAGCCCTGCGCGACCTGGGGATCGACCCTCGACGGCCGCGCTTCCCGGGGGTCGCCGGGCGGACGCTGTGCACGATCCACTGGACGCCCTGA
- a CDS encoding OsmC family protein: MATVRVERTEGGFEATNDRGARVAVGGSEEEGVFSPVELLLAALGGCELVTVEPLTAKRGHRLVRLAATVQADKIATSELGTITISYDVELPEGDDKAAAVFDAVARRVHERYCTVGNTLKNPTPVEQVLPEL; the protein is encoded by the coding sequence ATGGCGACAGTGCGGGTCGAGCGGACCGAGGGCGGGTTCGAGGCGACCAACGACCGGGGGGCGCGGGTGGCGGTCGGCGGCTCGGAGGAGGAGGGCGTCTTCTCCCCGGTGGAGCTGCTGTTGGCGGCGCTGGGCGGGTGCGAGCTGGTCACGGTGGAGCCGCTGACGGCCAAGCGGGGGCACCGGCTGGTCCGGCTGGCGGCCACCGTGCAGGCGGACAAGATCGCCACCAGTGAGCTGGGCACGATCACGATCTCCTACGACGTGGAGCTGCCCGAGGGCGACGACAAGGCCGCGGCGGTGTTCGACGCGGTGGCCCGCCGCGTCCACGAGCGCTACTGCACCGTGGGGAACACCCTCAAGAATCCCACCCCGGTGGAACAGGTCCTTCCCGAACTCTGA
- the glnA gene encoding type I glutamate--ammonia ligase, translating into MFSSADEVLSYIEAEGIRFVDCRFVDLPGTVQHFTFPVENFGSGVFTEGLMFDGSSIRGFQEIHESDMLLLPDPTTAVVDPFRQHKTLNITFFVHDPLTGEPYSRDPRNVAKKAQDYLKSTGIADTVYFGPEAEFYIFDDVRFETKANAGYYHLDSIEGAWNTGREEPGGNLGAKPPYKGGYFPVPPMDHYTDLRSEMVAQLLGVGIDVEMQHHEVGTAGQAEIDFRFGEMLHTADQLMLYKYVVKSVARAAGKTVTFMPKPIFGDNGSGMHCHQSLWKDGSPLFYDEVGYAGLSDTARWYIGGLLKHAHSLLAFTNPTVNSYHRLVPGYEAPVNLVYSQRNRSACIRIPITGSNPKAKRVEFRVPDPSCNPYLAFSAMLMAGIDGIKNKIEPPEPVDKDLYELPPEEARAIPQVPGSLEAVLNKLEEDHEYLLEGGVFTEDLIQTWIAYKRENELDPIRLRPHPHEFELYYDV; encoded by the coding sequence ATGTTCAGCAGCGCCGACGAGGTCCTGAGCTACATAGAGGCCGAAGGCATCCGGTTCGTCGACTGCAGGTTCGTGGACCTGCCCGGCACCGTGCAGCACTTCACGTTCCCGGTCGAGAACTTCGGGAGCGGCGTCTTCACCGAGGGCCTGATGTTCGACGGGTCCTCGATCCGCGGATTCCAGGAGATCCACGAGTCCGACATGCTGCTGCTGCCGGACCCGACCACGGCCGTGGTGGACCCGTTCCGCCAGCACAAGACGCTGAACATCACGTTCTTCGTGCACGACCCGCTCACCGGCGAGCCCTACAGCCGCGACCCGCGCAACGTGGCCAAGAAGGCCCAGGACTACCTCAAGAGCACCGGCATCGCCGACACGGTGTACTTCGGCCCCGAGGCCGAGTTCTACATCTTCGACGACGTGCGCTTCGAGACGAAGGCCAACGCCGGCTACTACCACCTCGACTCGATCGAGGGCGCCTGGAACACCGGGCGCGAGGAGCCGGGCGGCAACCTCGGCGCCAAGCCCCCCTACAAGGGCGGCTACTTCCCGGTCCCGCCGATGGACCACTACACCGACCTCCGCTCGGAGATGGTGGCCCAGCTCCTCGGTGTCGGCATCGACGTCGAGATGCAGCACCACGAGGTCGGCACCGCCGGCCAGGCGGAGATCGACTTCCGCTTCGGCGAGATGCTCCACACCGCCGACCAGCTCATGCTCTACAAGTACGTCGTCAAGAGCGTCGCCCGCGCGGCAGGCAAGACCGTCACGTTCATGCCCAAGCCGATCTTCGGTGACAACGGCTCCGGCATGCACTGCCACCAGTCGCTGTGGAAGGACGGCTCCCCGCTGTTCTACGACGAGGTCGGCTACGCCGGTCTGTCGGACACCGCCCGCTGGTACATCGGCGGCCTCCTCAAGCACGCCCACTCGCTGCTGGCGTTCACCAACCCGACCGTCAACTCCTACCACCGGCTGGTCCCGGGGTACGAGGCCCCGGTCAACCTGGTCTACTCCCAGCGCAACCGCTCCGCCTGCATCCGGATCCCGATCACCGGGTCCAACCCCAAGGCCAAGCGCGTCGAGTTCCGCGTGCCGGACCCGTCCTGCAACCCGTACCTGGCGTTCTCGGCGATGCTGATGGCCGGCATCGACGGCATCAAGAACAAGATCGAGCCGCCGGAGCCGGTGGACAAGGACCTCTACGAGCTCCCGCCGGAGGAGGCCCGCGCCATCCCGCAGGTCCCCGGCTCGCTCGAGGCCGTCCTCAACAAGCTGGAGGAGGACCACGAGTACCTCCTCGAGGGCGGCGTCTTCACCGAGGACCTGATCCAGACCTGGATCGCCTACAAGCGCGAGAACGAGCTGGACCCGATCCGGCTCCGCCCGCACCCGCACGAGTTCGAGCTCTACTACGACGTGTAG
- a CDS encoding RDD family protein, with translation MSSGRETTGGPRWTQTWLGGARSAGAELGYPGERLGLPENGTGAVAGYGRRLVALFVDWGLCMVIAAAAARTLELAPQSRSLLTLGVFALQAVVLNATLGMTLGKRLCGIRVVRLDGRPVGPVWALVRTVLVLFVVPALFWDRDHRGLHDRAADTVVIGLS, from the coding sequence ATGAGCAGCGGCAGGGAGACGACGGGCGGACCGCGTTGGACGCAGACCTGGCTGGGCGGAGCGCGCTCGGCCGGGGCGGAGCTGGGATACCCCGGGGAACGGCTCGGCCTCCCCGAGAACGGCACCGGCGCGGTCGCGGGCTACGGCCGCCGGCTGGTCGCCCTGTTCGTCGACTGGGGCCTGTGCATGGTCATCGCGGCGGCCGCCGCCCGGACGCTCGAGCTGGCCCCCCAGAGCCGCAGCCTCCTCACCCTGGGGGTGTTCGCGCTGCAGGCGGTCGTGCTGAACGCCACCCTCGGGATGACGCTCGGCAAACGCCTGTGCGGCATCCGCGTCGTCCGCCTCGACGGCCGCCCGGTCGGCCCCGTGTGGGCGCTGGTGCGCACCGTGCTGGTCCTGTTCGTGGTGCCCGCGCTGTTCTGGGACCGCGACCACCGGGGCCTGCACGACCGCGCCGCCGACACCGTCGTGATCGGTCTGTCTTGA
- a CDS encoding DUF4191 domain-containing protein: MSNNATETGKRSGRLQQIRMIVGVLRQADPKALPIVIGAALGTLALFVAAGLVFGPPWLFIPLGVLFAALVGMIVFGQMAQRAQYKMIAGQPGAAAAVLKSMRGNWTVTEAVAGNRSLDMVHRVVGRPGVILVSEGPAGRVGPLLGAEKKRISRAAQQVPIYDLQVGEDEGQIPVGKLQRHLMKLPRNLNKAQVMELNDRLRALPQKMQMPKGPMPRNVRMPKGPKPKTR, translated from the coding sequence ATGTCGAACAACGCCACGGAAACCGGGAAGCGCTCCGGCCGCCTCCAGCAGATCCGCATGATCGTCGGGGTCCTGCGGCAGGCGGACCCGAAGGCCCTCCCGATCGTCATCGGCGCCGCGCTCGGCACCCTGGCGCTGTTCGTGGCGGCCGGTCTGGTCTTCGGCCCGCCGTGGCTCTTCATCCCGCTGGGCGTGCTGTTCGCGGCGCTGGTCGGGATGATCGTGTTCGGTCAGATGGCCCAGCGCGCCCAGTACAAGATGATCGCCGGGCAGCCCGGGGCGGCCGCCGCCGTCCTGAAGTCGATGCGCGGCAACTGGACGGTGACCGAGGCGGTGGCGGGCAACCGCAGCCTGGACATGGTGCACCGGGTGGTCGGTCGCCCGGGTGTGATCCTGGTCTCCGAGGGCCCGGCCGGCCGGGTGGGGCCGCTGCTCGGCGCGGAGAAGAAGCGCATCTCCCGGGCCGCCCAGCAGGTCCCGATCTACGACCTGCAGGTCGGCGAGGACGAGGGCCAGATCCCCGTCGGCAAGCTGCAGCGGCACCTGATGAAGCTCCCCCGCAACCTCAACAAGGCGCAGGTGATGGAGCTGAACGACCGCCTCCGCGCACTGCCGCAGAAGATGCAGATGCCCAAGGGCCCGATGCCCCGCAACGTGCGGATGCCCAAGGGCCCCAAGCCGAAGACCCGCTGA